One window of the Methanocaldococcus vulcanius M7 genome contains the following:
- a CDS encoding cation diffusion facilitator family transporter produces the protein MNEAEKPMVVSIVGNILLGVIKIVIGYMYSSISLISDGIHSLSDVITSVIGIIGVRIASKPPDESHPFGHSRFEPLFSFFIGLALFLTAFEIGKFAVDRIVNGGTIEVNAIMVGVAIFSIIVKELMTRYSLLIGKKLNNQVLIADAYHHRSDVLSSIVVLIGLILQKFGIYYGDAVAGLIVALMIAKVAFDICKLSIDYLTGKSPPKEFFDLIKEEALKVDKVVGVHDIRAQYVGPRIYVELHVEVPPNISAREMHDTEVEVKKRLERLNNVERAYVHVDIAENT, from the coding sequence ATGAACGAGGCCGAAAAACCGATGGTTGTTAGTATTGTTGGAAACATTCTCCTTGGAGTTATAAAAATTGTAATTGGGTATATGTATTCAAGTATATCTTTAATTTCTGACGGTATTCATTCATTATCTGATGTCATAACAAGTGTTATAGGAATTATCGGTGTGAGAATTGCCTCAAAACCGCCAGATGAGTCCCATCCATTCGGACATTCAAGATTTGAACCGTTATTCTCATTTTTCATCGGATTGGCATTGTTTCTTACAGCGTTTGAAATCGGAAAATTCGCAGTGGATAGGATAGTTAACGGAGGAACAATTGAGGTAAATGCCATAATGGTAGGGGTGGCAATTTTTTCCATAATAGTTAAGGAGTTAATGACAAGATATTCCCTATTAATCGGGAAAAAATTAAATAATCAAGTGTTAATTGCAGATGCTTATCATCATAGAAGTGATGTTTTAAGTAGTATAGTTGTATTGATTGGATTGATCCTTCAAAAATTTGGAATTTATTATGGAGATGCGGTTGCTGGGCTTATAGTGGCGTTAATGATTGCAAAAGTAGCTTTTGATATATGTAAGTTAAGTATTGATTACTTAACTGGAAAGTCCCCTCCAAAGGAGTTTTTCGATCTTATAAAAGAGGAAGCGTTAAAAGTTGATAAAGTAGTTGGAGTTCATGACATAAGGGCTCAGTATGTTGGGCCGAGAATATATGTTGAATTACATGTCGAAGTTCCTCCAAACATATCTGCAAGGGAAATGCACGATACGGAAGTGGAAGTGAAGAAAAGATTAGAAAGATTGAACAATGTTGAGAGGGCTTATGTGCATGTGGATATTGCTGAAAATACATAA